cccctccctggcAATGCCTCCTTCTTCCCAACTCTGTTCCACTTTGTTAAGCACAGAGAAATAGCTGCTGTGTTTCCTTCTGCACCAGCTATGAGGGGCGGGgcgggagcatggtttcctggctcctagTTCAGAGCCCTGTCCACGAGCTTGCAGCcgggaaaccaaacaatcctatgtcgCCCCCAGTCAATGCTCACAGGTaagcatttataggattgcaaccttgtaTACAGAAATTACTACAATTCTCCAAAAGTAAGTTACTGTGTTCTTAAATtaccttttaaaatttgtttcagTGAATGTGTCCGTTTGAAGGCAACTGATATACAGCCAGATATTTTCAGCTACCTCCTGCATTTGATGTACACTGGGAAGATGGCTCCTCAGCTCATAGATCCTGTTCGATTAGAGCAAGGAATAAAGTTTCTGCATGCATACCCACTAATTCAAGAGGCTAGCCTTGCCAGTCAAGGAAACTTTGCACATCCAGAGCAAGTTTTTCCATTGGCATCTTCATTATATGGTATTCAGATTGCAGATCACCAGGTCAGAAATCCCACAAAGGCAGCTACAGCAGCTGACAAGTCTGTTCGAGAACCAAGGCCACAGCCATCAAGAGTAAACCAAGAACAGGCGCATGAAGCCTCTCAACTGTCACAGTTACCACCAACAACTCTGCCTCAAGTGCCCCAGACAAATATGGCTGCTTCTGACCCACTGCAATCTTCACTGTCTCCAGAACTGGTTTCAGCTGCTCctcatccttctcctccaggtgatGAAACCAACATGGAAGCCTCTTCCTCAGACGATCAGCCTGCTTCTCTCACAATAGCACATGTTAAGCCAAGCATTATGAAAAAGAATGGAAGCTTCCCCAAGTACTATGCTTGTCACCTCTGCGGTCGACGGTTCAATTTGCGAAGTAGTTTGCGCGAGCATCTCCAGATTCACACAGGAGTGCCATTCACATCTAGCCCGCATGGAGAAAGTAGTATTCCTTTGTCTCTGTGTAATAATGCTCCTGACAAAGATGCTATGGAAGTGCCTGAAGCTGGAATGATCAGTGATAGTGAGCTGCAGCAGATCTCAGATTCACCAATAATTGATGGGCAACAACAGGCAGAAACACCACCCCCCTCTGACATTGCCGACATAGACAACTTGGAGCAGGCAGATCAAGAAAGGGAAGTTAAAAGGCGGAAGTATGAATGTTCCATTTGTGGACGCAAATTCATTCAGAAAAGCCACTGGAGAGAGCACATGTACATACATACTGGCAAACCTTTCAAGTGCAGCACATGTGACAAAAGTTTCTGCCGGGCCAATCAAGCTGCTAGACATGTATGTCTAAACCAAAGCATGgacacatacactatggtggacAAGCAGACTCTGGAGCTTTGTACTTTTGAGGAAGGCAACCAAATGGACAATATGTTGGTGCAGACCAACAAACCGTATAAATGCAACTTGTGTGACAAAACATTCTCTACGCCTAATGAAGTTGTCAAACATTCGTGCCAAAGTCAAAACTCTGTCTTTACTCTAGACGATGATAGATCCATTCTGCTAGGTGGTGGAGATGCTGAAACCACAGAGAGTGAGCATTCAGTCTTAGACTCTATCaaaaaagaacaggaagcagtgTTGTTAGACTGACTGTGAAACtcataccatttttttttaaaaaaaacctaaacttaaaaaaaaaagttttattaagTTTTACTAAACCtatccttctcccctccctctccaccaTAACTACACTGACATGAAAGAAAGTCTGACTGCCCCTTTTTCCAGCAAAAGTATAAAATTAATAAAGGATATTGTATCAAATTATAATAATTGATTTTCATACAGAAGAAAATGTGTAAGGGTAACTTGGCTAACTATGTGAATAGTGCTAAAATGCATCTGTAACAGACTAAGTAAGTTTTAAGACTGTTTCAATGTATGCTTGAATGCAGTGAGATGCAAGatgagtaaaagaaaagaaacaaaacatatgtttattaaAGTACAATGGTTTCCCTTCATAACAAATTACCTTTAGAGGAAGTCTAGTTGAGGATAAAAAATTCTCATAGTGATATATACGTATAAGCTGTGTCTATTTGTCATTTTACAAAAGCTCAAATTCCCTTCATGATCCAAGGACTTTTTTAATTCACAAGATTTTGTCAAATGTTCTTTTCAAGTAACGTCATTGACATTAAGGCTATGACCCCCAAGCACACTGACTTGGTGGTAAATCCCATTGACAGCAGCAGGGCTTAAacatccaagtaaatgtgtttaggatcagaTTTTACTAAAATACCAGTAATAATGTGATGGCAATCATTTTATATGcataaaaaagtgtgtgtgtgtatgtatatgtacatCAGGTAAATGCAGGGAAATTATGTATGCACCCTTCCCAAACAAAACTGGCCACCAGTTTTGAATAATTGAAGTTTTTAAAATCAGACAAATATATTCTTTTTCAAGAATATTCAAATTTGTCCTGCGTGGATGCATTTTTTTATCCTACTGAATGGAAACCTACATTGATAATGAGTACTGTCACCAAAATGTGAAGGAAATCAGAGATTAGAATAATTGTACATATTGAACCCCATGCTAAGCATGTGGGAGAACAGATTCGAGGCTTTCTAGAGTCACACTTTGGCTTTTTTGTCAAAACATTAATCTGAGTTTATCTGATTAACATGTAGGAATTAAGGGAAAGGGAGTCTGGTCTTAAATACTATTTA
This sequence is a window from Elgaria multicarinata webbii isolate HBS135686 ecotype San Diego chromosome 4, rElgMul1.1.pri, whole genome shotgun sequence. Protein-coding genes within it:
- the ZBTB2 gene encoding zinc finger and BTB domain-containing protein 2; this translates as MDLANHGLILLQQLNAQREFGFLCDCTVAIGDVYFKAHKSVLAAFSNYFKMLFVHQSSECVRLKATDIQPDIFSYLLHLMYTGKMAPQLIDPVRLEQGIKFLHAYPLIQEASLASQGNFAHPEQVFPLASSLYGIQIADHQVRNPTKAATAADKSVREPRPQPSRVNQEQAHEASQLSQLPPTTLPQVPQTNMAASDPLQSSLSPELVSAAPHPSPPGDETNMEASSSDDQPASLTIAHVKPSIMKKNGSFPKYYACHLCGRRFNLRSSLREHLQIHTGVPFTSSPHGESSIPLSLCNNAPDKDAMEVPEAGMISDSELQQISDSPIIDGQQQAETPPPSDIADIDNLEQADQEREVKRRKYECSICGRKFIQKSHWREHMYIHTGKPFKCSTCDKSFCRANQAARHVCLNQSMDTYTMVDKQTLELCTFEEGNQMDNMLVQTNKPYKCNLCDKTFSTPNEVVKHSCQSQNSVFTLDDDRSILLGGGDAETTESEHSVLDSIKKEQEAVLLD